A window from Enterocloster bolteae encodes these proteins:
- a CDS encoding ABC transporter ATP-binding protein: MAQNPNRDINESINEDKNNREVLVKADHVKVYFKGKDKKSGTVKAVDDVSFHIMKGETFGVVGESGCGKSTLGRALVRLLKPTEGHIYMGGTDIAGLKGADLKKMRRKVQIIFQDPSACLNPRRTVRQILMEPFEIHGMKGKMDVEARIMKLLNLVGLDLYCLSRYPHELSGGQKQRIGIARALALEPDIIICDEAVSALDVSVQAQVLNLLQELKEKLGLTYFFISHNLNVVYQVSDRVGVMYLGNMVEIADYDKLYEKRYHPYTEALLSAIPQVDQGVKTERIHLEGEVPSPSDPPSGCRFHTRCPKACDRCRQEVPRLKEVAEGHFVACHLY; encoded by the coding sequence ATGGCACAGAATCCGAACAGAGACATAAACGAAAGTATAAATGAAGACAAGAACAATAGGGAAGTGCTGGTTAAGGCCGACCATGTAAAGGTATATTTTAAGGGAAAGGATAAGAAGTCCGGGACCGTGAAGGCGGTGGACGACGTAAGCTTCCACATCATGAAGGGTGAGACCTTTGGCGTGGTGGGGGAGAGCGGCTGCGGCAAGAGTACCCTGGGCAGGGCCCTTGTCCGCCTCTTGAAACCAACGGAGGGCCACATTTATATGGGCGGAACGGACATAGCAGGGCTAAAGGGAGCAGATTTAAAGAAAATGCGCAGGAAAGTCCAGATTATATTCCAGGACCCCTCTGCCTGTCTGAATCCCAGGCGTACCGTACGCCAGATTCTGATGGAACCCTTTGAGATACACGGGATGAAGGGGAAGATGGATGTGGAGGCCCGCATTATGAAGCTCCTTAACCTGGTGGGACTGGATTTGTACTGTCTGAGCAGGTATCCCCATGAGCTGTCAGGAGGACAGAAGCAGCGTATCGGCATAGCCAGGGCGCTGGCTCTGGAGCCGGATATCATTATCTGCGATGAGGCAGTATCCGCGCTGGATGTATCGGTTCAGGCCCAGGTGCTGAACCTGCTCCAGGAGTTAAAGGAAAAGCTGGGACTGACCTATTTCTTCATTTCCCATAATCTGAACGTGGTCTACCAGGTCAGCGACCGGGTGGGGGTCATGTATCTTGGTAATATGGTGGAGATTGCTGATTATGATAAGCTGTATGAAAAGCGTTATCACCCGTATACGGAGGCGCTGTTATCAGCCATTCCCCAGGTGGACCAGGGTGTGAAAACAGAGCGGATCCATCTGGAGGGGGAGGTTCCCAGTCCGTCGGATCCGCCCTCAGGCTGCCGGTTCCATACACGCTGTCCCAAGGCCTGCGACAGGTGCCGCCAGGAAGTGCCCCGGTTAAAGGAAGTGGCTGAAGGGCATTTTGTGGCCTGCCACCTGTATTAG
- a CDS encoding ABC transporter substrate-binding protein: protein MKKKLLTAALCLAVSFALSACGGNGADGTTAGKTDTATEGASQAAGSNTVVVAMGSGFSTLDPGYVYEKYPPLIVNACYENLFKFYSNDSAPEPCLADTYEFSEDGLTLTVKLKQDVTFASGNSMTSADVLFSINRCKNLQGNPSFICDTIESMEAPDDYTVVFHLTQPDSAILSKLTYSSTAVLDSAVVKEHGGTDAEDASSADTAQSYLDTASAGSGMYVMTSYIPDQEVVLEKNPNYWGEATNVDKFIIKIQPDANTQMMTLSGGDIDVAMNMTDDTMSELEGAENISIINGATKTVGFVMMNMDEAYGGPVSNPQVQNAIRKALDYTGIQTICGSGTITPYDIIQVGFMGSKGERPADYTNLEEAKALLAEAGYPDGFDVDLTVTDLDMEGILLTDLAQKIKDDLSQVGINVNIVSQPWAAGYGDAYRDGTLGFTVMYWGTDYNDPNVQLEFLPGGVVGKRAGWSADMDPELAAMYEKTMSATDNDARIAVLEEIQDAMYEHGPFIMVAQAPSHIGYNTRLEGVAISDPYALDLTLINVK from the coding sequence ATGAAAAAGAAGTTATTGACTGCGGCTCTGTGCCTTGCAGTTTCATTTGCCTTAAGCGCATGCGGAGGCAATGGCGCAGACGGCACAACGGCCGGCAAGACAGACACCGCCACTGAGGGGGCTTCACAGGCAGCCGGTTCCAATACGGTTGTGGTAGCCATGGGCTCCGGATTTTCCACCCTGGACCCAGGGTATGTATATGAGAAGTATCCGCCTCTCATTGTCAATGCCTGTTACGAGAACCTGTTTAAGTTCTACAGCAATGACAGCGCGCCGGAGCCTTGTCTGGCCGATACCTATGAATTTTCAGAGGACGGTCTCACACTGACCGTTAAGCTGAAACAGGATGTGACATTTGCCAGCGGCAATTCCATGACCAGCGCGGATGTTCTTTTCAGCATCAACCGCTGCAAAAACCTTCAGGGAAACCCATCCTTTATCTGCGATACCATTGAGAGCATGGAAGCCCCTGACGATTACACGGTGGTGTTCCATCTGACCCAGCCTGACAGCGCTATTCTGTCCAAGCTGACCTACAGCTCCACGGCTGTTCTGGACAGCGCGGTTGTGAAGGAGCACGGCGGCACGGACGCAGAGGACGCGTCATCCGCCGATACAGCCCAGTCTTATCTGGATACGGCCAGCGCGGGTTCCGGCATGTATGTGATGACCAGCTATATTCCGGACCAGGAAGTTGTTCTGGAAAAGAATCCCAATTACTGGGGAGAAGCCACTAATGTTGACAAGTTCATTATTAAGATACAGCCTGATGCCAACACACAGATGATGACATTGTCCGGCGGGGATATTGATGTGGCCATGAACATGACAGACGACACCATGTCCGAGCTGGAAGGCGCTGAGAATATTTCCATTATCAACGGAGCAACCAAGACAGTTGGATTTGTGATGATGAACATGGATGAAGCCTACGGCGGCCCTGTGTCCAACCCCCAGGTCCAGAATGCCATCCGCAAGGCCCTGGATTACACCGGTATCCAGACTATCTGCGGAAGCGGCACCATCACTCCTTATGATATCATCCAGGTGGGTTTCATGGGAAGCAAGGGCGAGAGGCCTGCTGACTATACAAATCTGGAGGAAGCAAAGGCGTTGCTGGCAGAGGCAGGATACCCGGACGGATTTGATGTGGACCTGACTGTGACAGACCTGGATATGGAGGGAATTCTCCTGACAGACCTGGCCCAGAAGATTAAGGATGACCTGTCACAGGTGGGAATCAATGTAAATATTGTTTCACAGCCATGGGCAGCAGGATACGGCGATGCTTACCGCGACGGAACCCTGGGCTTTACGGTTATGTACTGGGGAACCGATTATAACGACCCCAATGTGCAGCTGGAATTCCTTCCGGGCGGAGTGGTTGGAAAGAGGGCCGGATGGAGCGCCGACATGGATCCGGAGCTGGCAGCCATGTATGAAAAAACCATGTCTGCAACGGACAATGACGCGCGTATCGCTGTTCTGGAGGAAATCCAGGATGCAATGTACGAGCATGGGCCCTTCATTATGGTGGCGCAGGCTCCGTCCCATATCGGCTATAACACCAGGCTGGAGGGAGTGGCCATATCAGACCCCTATGCCCTGGATCTGACTCTGATTAACGTGAAGTAA